The genomic DNA gacatccccaagaggtaaaatatatagtgaaaacaatagtggtcctaaaacggaaccttgaggaacaccgacatttacagttgacaaaccattcacagagacaaactgatataacTGTTTGATACCTTCTCAAAAGCTGGACTGACTATTGTTTGAGATCCCATTTTACTTGTATTCTTTGGCTTTGACGTTGACCACCCATATTAACAGGAAGCTTTAGTGTAGGTAAGGCAAACATTAGTCTTACTGtaacaaagcccccccccccctccctcccccgccAGCACACATGCACTCAGGTGCTGTTTGCTAAGGCCGGAGTAATACAGTCAGATTGGATCTTCTGTTAAATACAGAAGTGCTGTTCCCTGAGAAAAACAGTAAGGAATCTGTTCTCAGGTCAGATGCTCATTGTGAGATTCCCAAGTTAAACCAATTGCAGCCAAATTCCTTTCATTCCAAAGCTTGGGGACAAATGATTGCTGGACTCAACACCCATGGATTCCTAAACACTGATCATCTTGTTTTTTGAGACATAAAGCCACTTTTTAATCGTCTGGGTTTAGGTATGTTTGTTAGCAGAATTCCTTCACTTTAGTGAGGGAGCAAACAAGGTCAACATACATAACTGCCTGACTCTCTGGGGAAACGCTGTTTCTGCTCAACCATCTGACAGACGCTTATGGGCCATGGCCCAATACTTTGGtaaccaggctgaggtgtgtttgAGGCGGCATTCTATTTGGGAACTGAGTGGTACCTGGGACATTGGTCGGGGCAGGGTAAGGGCTTGGTCAGGTTTATTCTGGAGTTAGCGCCTAACCCATTAGGGACACTGGCCTGATTACCCATTGTTCCCAAAAGCTCTTTGTGCAAATGccaaagagagaaatagaaaacACTAATGTTTTGTTATTTGTGTAACATCTTTATTAGGATTATTCAAATTGCTTGTATATCATCCACACTCAGTAATCTTGAACAGAATAATAATGCTGGTAAGTGGTTTTCAGATTGTTCACATTATAATGTTACACGGACAGAAGGGAAGTACATACATGGACGtttaattattgtattttttcatatttttttgttaCCAGGTTAATGCAAGCCACATGCTTTGGAGCTCAAGACACAGGGTTAAttaattatcatcatcatcatcatcatcatcatcatcatcgtcatcatcatcatcaatattatCAGACATTCTCTAATTTGGCCTATTTTTATTAATTGCACAAACTTTTGAAAGTCATAGAAACCTGAATTAATTTGTTTATAGAATTGAAGACAGAGAAAACATGACAGATAAAATGGAAGGGGTTCACTAATGGTTATACAGACCAGCTTGGCCGAGCTGACTGTTCTAATTGCAACTAGGTTCTTCTGGGCCTTTTTCACTGGGGCCTTGTGCTTAAATGGACTCAGCTAGCTCGCTCTCGGAGGTGTATGAAATGATTCTTCATTTCACAGTAGTCTGACAGCAGCTTAAAAAACTAGTCCTTTCATTTGAATCATGAGCGACCATTTGTAAACAGAGCGGGTAGAAACACTTTTCCCATTTACAATTGTTAACACTAACATCAGAAACTTCCCACAAACCAACACATAAAGCCCCTTTAGAGCAAGGGCATATTGTGTAATGAAACGGCAACTACACTGAACATAAACCCTGCATGCAGGATTACCTtgacaaaagagaaatgctcactaacagggatgtaaacaaatttgtgcagaaaattgtaagagaaataagctttttgtgcatatggaaaattattgggatattttatttctgctcatgaaaAATTAGaacaacactttaaatgttgcgtTTGTGAGGTAAAACTACTGCTGATATCTTACTGTAACTCTGAGATGAAATCCTGCTGGTTTCGTAAATACAATGTGCACAAACAGGCATAGTAACACATAGCACAACTGCATGCACTTTGTCAACACTATGTAGGAAACTTCAAGAATTATACAATTGTATACCACATTTTTCTTCCACAATGAAAAAGACATCCAGTTAAAAGGTTCTGTGGCATAACACCTAGCACAGAAAATGAGAAACTATCAACAGACTCAACACACAGGCAATACAACATTCAGGACAACACATCTAAAAACGTAACCAAAATCGAGTTTTATGTACAATACTCCAAAATACTTCTGTTTAACTGTACCAATCGACAACTTACTTTTTCTGGCACCAGAATATTTCTACCTAAGAACTGCATGTCCCCCCCACCTTCAGTGTGACAATCAGACTGCAAAGCTACATCTGATTGGAGTAGGAGGTGGGCCCGCCCACAGGACTGTATTCTGATACCTGCTCCTGGTCTCCCTGGGCACTGTAGCCTCCTGACTGGTCAAAACTGCCCTGGTTGTAGGGCTGCTGCTGGTTGATTGTCTCAGCCTGTTTTTCGGGAGGCGCTCCAGCGTACCGAGCTGGTCCTCCTTTATGCCAACCAGTCTCCTTGAAGACAAACCAGATGTTTCCTGCCCACAGGACGAAGTTTAGGAAGCCAAACacctggggagagacagaggtaacACTTTATATGGATAGTCCATCTGTCGCTGCTCTAAAGACTAGTAAGATCAGTAAGATttcaactatctactaaccctaaccttaaccattattcCAAACCTAACTGTAACCTTAGCTAGCAGTTGCtcatcaacagatagtttgttgacaGTAGGACCATCTGTAGAgtatctacagatggactagcTGGACTATCTAAGTAAAGTGTGACTGAGACAGAGTATCACAGCAAAACAAACATACTATGGTTTatgatgtgtgttttggtagTGTGCAGTTCACAGTCTGACGCACCACAGAGGTATTGAGGCCTGACCAGCGGGGTCCTTGCACTGAGCCACACTTGTTGGTCATGACCTTACAGGCAGACATGAGCTCCTGCACCTCATCTGGGTCTGTGGCCACCTTGATGTCCGACAGGGCTTTAGCCCAGGCTGAAGAACTGACCAGCCACATGAAGGAGAACACCACGGTCACTATAAAGTCCTGAGGGGGAGGGGGACATGTTACTGAATATTGTTCAAGTTACTGTTTGCACAACCAGCAGATGTCAAAGGTGCAGGGACTGAGTATAATATAGAAAATATATTGTCTGTAATATATATTGCCGCATGGAAGCACTACAAACACATAGTATACTATCTTATTCAAAATGTAGATTTGAACATGGAAAAGCGTGAAAGGTGAGCAGCTCACGATCAGAGGGCCTCGGTTATTTTCGCGGTACTTGTTCTGGAAGAAGATGTAGACTATGGTGGCCATGAAGGAGTAGAGGAAGGCGAACACAGCGATGGTGACAAAGAACTCAGCCGAGGAAGTGTAGTCCCCGATGAGAAAgagcctctccctcctcctcccctcacacAGCGGAGCCTCGAAGGACACCTGGTGCAACCTTCcacagagaggggaacagaggagtCTAAAACACCTGTAGTCACTCTTTAAATAATGGAGAAAATAAGTCTGTCAAAAGTAATCAAAAGACCACTGAGGCTCTTATCTCTTGTGTCTCTGAGTGAAATATTAGCAAAGCTACCACTGACAGCATTTTAGACATCTTGTCTGGTGCTAATCAATGTGTTTGGCCTCAGCTTCCACAGTGCTACACAGATGGATCTTAATTGCCTTGACTAAATCTTCCATATGGTGTTAGAAAATACATCTGACATTGTCTCAAATATTAAACCCACTAGGCTGGTGTTGAAACGTATACTTCACACGCACGCACATTCGTACGCAAATAAACAGTAACACATTGACCAAGAAGACATTTTAATGAGGGGCAATAGTTCTGGAGATGATGACTCCTATTCTCTTTGGATGATTTAAAATGTTAACGGGGCTGCACTGCACTCTTTTTACTGCTGCTGATCTTATCGACTCGTTCAGTCCAAAGAACAAATATTGACTAATTTCATTCATTTGAGTCAGTAATGCCAGACCGCGCAGGACCCCCTACCGGCGAATGATTAACTAAAAACAAATGATTCTACAAGCCTCTCGTTCATCATAGGGGGCTTATCGGAGCTGTCATTTGTGACTGGGTTTTACAAAAATGTGCTTCAAACATTTGTGATGGCTAGGCATATAAATACGATTATTTATTGATACCTTTGAAATTAGGTTAAATTGCGGCCACAACCAGACTAGATTGTGGATGACTCTTTTTGAAATTACTTGACTACCGCGAGGGAGATAAGCACATAACGTTTGCGAACTGCAGCATCCCCCCAATCGATTAATGAACGAGTTTGAGTTTGTTGAGCAAAGGCAGGCCGTGAAGTCTGTGTTTTGGTTTGACAAAGCTGTGTCCATCGATAACATTCAATAATCAATTAATTACATTCATTCTTGCACCATAAGATAAATTATTAGttgtaaatgtgtatttttcACATAATAATCCGGCTGTAGGATTCATTGTGGCAAGCAGGTCAAACTAAAATGAATGAGTCACTTGGAAAAATGTATCATGACCCTCGAGTCAGTAAAAATAGTAATTTAAAAAGAAAGAATCGTTCGCGAACTGCACATCACTAATTCCTATTATCTGTCTGAAATGTTACGAGAGAAAGTTTCGTACCTAAAAGGGTAGGCAAAATCGATGCCAATACTGAGGTTGCTGCTGGCCTTGTCAAGCTGGCAGTCCACACTAACCCACAGCTGTCCACTGTAGCCTCCACATGTTGCAAatgcaaaaattgaaaaaagctgttgagaaacacaaacaaaaaccACAACATTATTGAATTGGAACTCTGTTCAGGAGTAAATTGCCTAACCATTTAATAACTAATCTGTTTAAAGTCTGAGAGGACATTACTAAAGACCCAACAAACTGAGAACTAGAAGAACCTCAGGGATAACATGTCTTGCTGTCATTTCCTCTAAAATATTTATGCATCcatcaattcaaatcaaactttatttgtcacatgcgccaaatacaacaagtgtaggtagaccttactgtgaattgcttacttataagccattaaccaacagtgcagttcatgaagagttaagaaaatattcaccaaataaacaaaagtaaaaataaaaaaggtttagggggtaccgagtcagtgttagttgaggtcatttgaacatgtaggtaggggtgaagtgactatgcatagataatatacAGCAAGCAGCAGCAGAgcacaaaacaaatggggggagggggggggggggtcaatgtaatagtccggtggccatttgattaattgttcagcagtcttatggcttgggggtagaagctgttaaggagccttttggtcctagacttggcgctaaggtaccgcttgccgtgcggtagcagagaaaacagtctataacttgggtgactggagtccatgacaattttatgggctttcctctgacaccgcctagtatatcggtcctggatggcaggaagcttggccccagtgatgtactgggccgtatgcactaccctctgtagagccttacggtcagatgctgagcagttgccataccaggcggtgatgcaactggtcactatgctctcgatggtgcagctgtagaactttttgaggatctggggacccatgccaaatcagcTGTCATGTCAAAGATAAACATGAAGCGCAAGCTAGCAGCACTAATCCCTCCAAACAATTGTTTTGTCTTCCGGCAGGCAAAGCAGTGTTCAATTTCAATTAGGCCTCCTCCCACACACAGGTAATTCACATCCAGAACCACTATAGAAAAGGTCCATAGAGTTGGTGGAATTGCTGTTTAATTAATTGCCATTTGCGCAGCTGGGCCAGAGAGCTTTAATTatgtcaggtggaaatgtccgacaggTCTCATCTCATTAAAAGGAGGAAATCGCCCCAACTCTTGTCTAATCCAGACATTCTGTGCGTCCACGAATCAACCGATTCTGTTATCTTTCATCAAAACTATCTGTAGCAATCGGGAGAGCGGGTCCTCAGTTATTGTTTATAGTTATTACCGCGGAGCCCGGCTTTGAGTGCAAGCTTCAAACCTATTGTGTTATGTCAATGGACAATGATCACGGACCTATAGATCATCACAGGCCAATTATGCCATTGATATCTGGTTAAAATGTAACGAAATGACATGTACATATGAAAATAAACCTGGAAGGATGAAATATGAAATGTAATTATTATTTGGTGACTTGATAAATCCTGATATCAAACTGATTGAGATTATAGACTGAATAATTGATAACTGATCGATTTATTTGCATTATTATTCTCATGATTATGATTTATGGTTAGGATCCTCAATGACTCAATCATGATTCCTATTGAACTGAATGACCTAATTATGTTCATAATGATTTTTATGATTAGACTTTTGTGATTATGAATttgattggatacatgttattCTGTTTCCTTTTGTTATGCAGCACAGACAGACTACCCAGTAAATAAATTTACCACGTtgtggttaaaggaattcctgcctcagtctcctCCAGTCCTCTGTCATCTTACCcatgaccacctgttcacctttaCTATTGTCAGTCTGTCTtgctacccacacagattccaatAATCGTTCAACCACTCTCTCTGTGGTGGACTCACCCTGCAGACTTATACAGAGGCAGCGATACGGCTATGGCGAGCAATGTCTGGAGTACCCACCCAAGGAAGAGTGAGACAGgttgagaaagacagagacacacagagaacgaAACAGAGAAGAAACTCTTTTCAACGTGAAGGATCTTTATAGTGTAAATTACAGGCCTGACAAagtacagttgaagacggaagtttacatacacgtaggttggagtcattaaaactcattaaaaccactccacacatttcttgttaacaaactatagttttggcaagtcgggttaggacatctactttgtgcatgacacaaataatctttccaacaatcgtttacagacagattatttcacttataattcactgtatcacaattccagtgggtcagaagtttacatacactaagttaaccacttggaaaaatacagaaaattatgtcatggctttagaagcttctgataagctaattgacataatttgagtcaattggaggtgaacctgtggatgtatttcaaggcctaccttcacactcagtgcctctttgcttgacatcatgggaaaatcaaaagaaatcagccaagacctcagaaaataaattgtagacctccacaagtctggttcatccttgggagcaatttacaaacacctgaaggtagcacgttcatcacaaaagtatctatatccacagtaaaacgagtcctatatcgacataacctgaaaggccgctcagcaaggaagaagccaccgctccaaaaccagcataaaaaggccagactacggtttgcaactgcacattgggacaaagattgtactttttggagaaatgtcctctggtctgaagaaacaaaaatagaactgtttggccataatgaccattgttatgtttggaggaaaaagagggaggtttgcaagccgaagaacaccatcacaacagtgaagcatagtggtggcaacatcatgttgtgggagtgctttgctgcaggaggtactggtgcccttcacaaaatagatggaatcatgaggatggacaattatgtggatatattgaagcaacatctcaagacatcagtcaagaagttaaagcttggtcgcaaatgtgtcttccaaatggacaatgaccccaagcatacttccaaaatggcttaaggacaacaaagtcaaggtattggagtggccatcgcaaagccctgacctcaatccgacagaaaagttgtgggcagaactgaaaaggtgtgtgcgagcaaggaggcctacaaatctgattcagttacaacagctctgtcaggaggaatgggccaaaattcacccaacttattgtgggaagcttgtggaagcttACCcgagttaaaccatttaaaggcaatgctaccaaatactaattgagtgtatgtaaacctctgacccactgggaataagaaataaaagcccaaataaataattctctctactattagaGAAAGAAtacttgcttcatactcgtcgccaaacccactggctccaggtcatctacaagaccctgctaggtaaagtctccccttatctcagctcgctagtcaccatagcagcacccacctgtagcacgcgctccagcaggtatatctctctggtcaccaccaaaaccaattctttctttggccgcctctccttccatttctctgctgccaatgactggaattaactataaaaatctctgaaactggaaacacttatctccctcactagctttaagcaccagctgtcagagcagctcatagattactgcacctgtacacagcccatctataatttagcccaaacaactacctctccccctactgtatttatttattttgctcctttgcaccccattatttctatctctactttgcacattcgtccactgcaaatctaccattccagtgttttacttgctaaaTTGTAtgtacttcaccaccatggccttttttttgcctttacctcccttatctcacctcattttctcacatttttctattgtattattgactgtatgtttgtttttctccatgctccatgtgtaactctgtgttgttgtatgtgtcaaactgctttgctttatcttggccaggtcgcaattgtaaatgagaacttgttctcaacttgcctacctggttaaataaaggtgtttttttttttttttatgtaaaaaataaactgagtttaaatgtattcggctaaggtgtatgtaaacttccgacttcaactgtaaaacaGTCAGAGGAAATACTGTCATTAAAGAAAACAATAGTCATAATCATACTCAACAGGGAGAGTTAGGCAAGCATGGTCATTCTGTAGCAGTTGAGTAGGAAAGgaaaagggggatatctagtcagttttacaactgaatgcattcaactgaaatgtgtcttccgcatttatcccaacccctctgaatcagagaagtgCAGGGGGGCTaccataatcgacatccatgtctccggcgcccagggaacagtgggttaacggccttgctCAATGGCAGAATGGCAGAACCTttctggtccaatgctctaaccaacTAGAGCGGGGCTGGACCCAGCAACCCTGCAGTAACAGGGCAAGAACACTACCTACGCCATTAAGGTCCAGACCTGTTGGCTGTAGCTGTGCTGACATACAGATGGGCTATAATACTCCAATACACTTGTAATGTCTATGATTGGATCATTGAGGGAGATATGAGGGTCAGTACTGGAGTACCTTAAGGGAGGTGTTGGAAGAATGAGGAACAACAACATTTAATATGATTTAATACACGTCCTGTCCTTAAAGCAATGCAGTGGTTTTGAGTGTGCTCCCTAATCCTAGAGCCTGGGGTATTGTTCTTCCTCTTGAGGCCAGGACTAATGGGGTGTTACCAATTGTATCTGGGACTATCGGGAGGAATCACAGGCTGTGACAAATGCAGATGTGTAGTTTAATATTGCATAGGTTATAATTTCTATTGTAAAAATACAAACAAATAACTCTCTGTGGCAATGATAGAAGAAAATCCTTCGGCTATAGGGAAAAAAACTGTGATTCCATGTATTCATTGTATCTGGTAAATTTCATGACGTAATTACAACGAAATGAAAGAAAGCAAAAGATACAACATCCCTTTGAGGCAACACCTCCCTGTCTATAGTTCTGCAGTGAGATGTTTCTAATACCTATGAAAACGCATATAGAAGTTCTACCTCAAGACGCAGATTAGTGTTATAAGCCTGACATGGCAGCTTGGAGGTAGTTATATTAATCACAGTAGTCTACACCACTGAGCATTGAACCTCGGCTCCAAACTCTGTCTCAAACCAGGTATATGTACCCAGATACTTTTGTATAGTGTATCtgagtgtatgtggacaccccttcaaattagtggatttggctatttcagccacacctgttgctgacaggtgtataaaatcgagcacaccgccatgcaatctccacagacaaacattggcagtagactgGGCTTATTGTAgagatcagtgactttcaacgaggcaccgtcataggatgccacctttccaacttgTCAGATTTCggacctgctagagctgccccagtcaactgtaagtgctgttattgtgaagtggaaatgtctaggatcAACAACAGCCGCAAAGT from Oncorhynchus clarkii lewisi isolate Uvic-CL-2024 chromosome 7, UVic_Ocla_1.0, whole genome shotgun sequence includes the following:
- the LOC139413416 gene encoding synaptoporin-like translates to MLSANELVSVGTFQVLKLPLGFIRVLEWLFSIFAFATCGGYSGQLWVSVDCQLDKASSNLSIGIDFAYPFRLHQVSFEAPLCEGRRRERLFLIGDYTSSAEFFVTIAVFAFLYSFMATIVYIFFQNKYRENNRGPLIDFIVTVVFSFMWLVSSSAWAKALSDIKVATDPDEVQELMSACKVMTNKCGSVQGPRWSGLNTSVVFGFLNFVLWAGNIWFVFKETGWHKGGPARYAGAPPEKQAETINQQQPYNQGSFDQSGGYSAQGDQEQVSEYSPVGGPTSYSNQM